A single Dechloromonas denitrificans DNA region contains:
- a CDS encoding glycosyltransferase family 9 protein, which produces MIYLLLTWLAAPWLWWRAARHQPGPSRRILVIQTAKIGDFVATTPVFRALRQRLPQAEIVALLHPVNLPLAAGLDSIDRCIALPPGGFKGWAGKRWLLAQLADGYDGVLVLSPNLTTLLAPFWAGIAQRVSVLPDRRQGSARLAWPFLTHGEAHVAGCLFRETALRALAGLGIAVDDALLTLSNEVPCTAGGEAKRQALFAACAGPFIGIGLGAGNRMKALDAAQLRTLAGRLVEQSAATLILIGTAADQPGAAELLALLPPGRAIDTTGQWSLSELPSLLAALDCFVGVDSGATYMADALGVPVVDFMGPADAGDQRPTGARAVVIRSAEPCAPCSHAFDAPYRCHLGTRACIVAAPLEAMVRAVCQRLEQ; this is translated from the coding sequence ATGATTTATCTGCTGCTCACCTGGCTGGCCGCCCCGTGGCTGTGGTGGCGTGCCGCCCGGCATCAGCCAGGTCCATCCCGTCGGATCCTCGTCATCCAGACCGCCAAGATCGGCGATTTTGTCGCTACTACGCCGGTTTTTCGTGCCTTGCGCCAACGCCTGCCGCAGGCCGAAATCGTTGCCCTGCTGCACCCGGTCAATCTACCGCTCGCTGCCGGCCTCGACAGCATCGACCGCTGCATCGCGCTGCCGCCCGGCGGTTTCAAGGGCTGGGCCGGCAAGCGCTGGCTGCTCGCGCAGTTGGCCGACGGCTACGATGGCGTGCTGGTTCTCTCCCCCAATCTGACGACCCTGCTGGCCCCGTTCTGGGCGGGCATCGCGCAACGCGTTTCGGTCTTGCCCGATCGGCGCCAGGGCAGTGCGCGTCTGGCCTGGCCGTTTCTGACCCACGGCGAAGCTCATGTTGCCGGCTGTCTCTTCCGCGAAACAGCGCTGCGGGCGCTGGCCGGGCTGGGCATTGCCGTCGATGATGCGCTGCTGACCTTGAGCAACGAAGTACCTTGCACGGCCGGCGGGGAGGCCAAGCGACAAGCCTTGTTTGCGGCATGCGCCGGGCCGTTCATCGGCATCGGGCTGGGCGCCGGCAACCGGATGAAGGCGCTGGATGCTGCGCAACTCAGGACGCTGGCCGGCCGGCTTGTCGAGCAAAGTGCGGCGACCCTGATTTTGATCGGCACCGCGGCGGACCAGCCTGGTGCCGCAGAATTGCTGGCGCTGCTGCCGCCCGGGCGCGCCATCGACACCACCGGCCAATGGAGCCTGAGCGAGCTTCCCTCGTTGCTGGCCGCGCTGGATTGTTTTGTCGGGGTCGATTCCGGCGCCACCTACATGGCCGATGCGCTCGGCGTGCCGGTCGTTGATTTCATGGGCCCGGCCGATGCCGGGGATCAGCGACCAACCGGCGCCCGGGCTGTGGTCATCCGCAGCGCCGAACCTTGCGCGCCCTGCTCGCACGCTTTCGATGCGCCGTATCGCTGCCATCTGGGGACACGGGCCTGCATCGTCGCCGCGCCGCTTGAGGCGATGGTGCGCGCTGTCTGCCAGCGCTTGGAGCAATGA
- a CDS encoding O-antigen ligase family protein — translation MTIRAFEIAFGLFLFILPIPGTIALRNVLLLTLLLLMVLCRRELRQAYSLDVSRVPGLAGWLAALSAWIVLQAVWISDETAWALKESLSQWLPALLAAAVGVGAVLLGRFAGWSRSQMLGRLVLLLLAQTIFSLLVCIPDFLADGVFPQGKTILTAGKLEISYWNNLLLAFLAVDGLTRWLFRQRLCSLPTSVLVGGIVIAFFSNLAFGARNGVIGSLLLLSSLLLLVLWHERKRRSVGKVLGVVVLGVAVMSILGWANYQLDPRWARFEETAQVAWQAGPNQAWLHPDDTVLPRLKSGESVEPSAYFRIAWIRAGLNLVADYPWGVGYGRNAFGHALRKTMETRLGHAHSGLIDWTVGLGIPGLCLAVGFLSWAAWVGVRRYFAGADPAGLILTFVVGGFFGRMALDSINRDHMLMVFFLVLAILLAVREETVKQ, via the coding sequence ATGACAATTCGCGCCTTCGAAATTGCCTTCGGGCTTTTCCTGTTTATCCTGCCCATTCCCGGGACCATCGCCTTGCGTAACGTGCTGCTGCTTACGCTGCTATTGCTCATGGTCTTGTGCCGGCGCGAATTGCGCCAGGCCTATTCGCTTGATGTCTCGCGTGTGCCGGGGCTGGCTGGCTGGCTGGCCGCGCTCAGCGCGTGGATAGTGCTCCAGGCCGTCTGGATTTCCGATGAAACGGCCTGGGCGCTCAAGGAGTCGCTCAGTCAGTGGCTGCCGGCGCTGCTGGCAGCGGCAGTCGGCGTCGGCGCCGTATTGCTTGGACGCTTTGCCGGCTGGTCGCGGTCGCAAATGCTCGGCCGACTGGTCCTTCTCCTTCTTGCCCAGACCATCTTTTCGCTGCTTGTCTGCATCCCGGATTTCCTGGCCGACGGCGTCTTTCCGCAAGGCAAGACCATCCTGACCGCCGGCAAGCTGGAAATCAGCTACTGGAACAACCTGTTGCTCGCCTTTCTTGCCGTCGATGGCCTGACCCGATGGCTTTTTCGGCAGCGCCTCTGTTCCCTTCCGACCTCCGTGCTGGTCGGCGGCATCGTCATAGCGTTCTTCAGCAACCTGGCTTTTGGCGCCCGCAACGGAGTCATCGGCTCGTTATTGTTGCTCAGTTCGCTGCTGCTGCTTGTCCTCTGGCATGAGCGGAAGAGGCGTTCGGTCGGCAAAGTGTTGGGCGTTGTCGTGCTTGGTGTCGCTGTCATGAGCATTTTGGGCTGGGCCAACTACCAGCTTGATCCGCGCTGGGCAAGGTTTGAGGAGACGGCGCAGGTGGCCTGGCAGGCTGGCCCGAATCAGGCATGGCTGCACCCGGACGACACCGTGCTGCCGCGCCTGAAGTCCGGCGAGTCCGTCGAACCGTCGGCGTACTTCCGGATTGCCTGGATTCGGGCCGGCCTGAATCTGGTCGCTGACTACCCCTGGGGGGTCGGCTACGGGAGAAACGCTTTCGGGCACGCCTTGCGCAAGACGATGGAAACCCGCCTTGGCCATGCCCATAGCGGTCTCATCGACTGGACCGTCGGTCTCGGCATTCCCGGCCTCTGCCTGGCGGTCGGCTTCCTCTCCTGGGCCGCCTGGGTAGGGGTCCGGCGGTACTTTGCCGGGGCCGACCCGGCCGGCTTGATTCTCACTTTTGTCGTTGGCGGATTCTTCGGCCGGATGGCGCTCGACAGCATCAACCGGGATCACATGCTCATGGTTTTTTTCTTGGTTCTGGCAATCCTCCTTGCCGTGCGCGAGGAAACGGTAAAACAATGA
- a CDS encoding glycosyltransferase family 9 protein gives MKILIIRRDNIGDLICTTPLFEAIRRQYPQAYIAALVNSYNAPAIDGNPHLDAIFAYTKGKHAAGEPVWQAYLRRAKLLWQLRRMNFDYVVLASSGFAARSLKLARLLAPKHIVGFVTKKNSSARIDLAIPHGKDGPLHETEDIFRLLVPLGIAGEIPGLTVRADGDLAARLHGQLPAVVALGDGPLVALHISARKEKQRWPVERFSELAHRLHEPHAARFLVFWSPGDENNPFHPGDDGKAARLLAALSDLPVAPMRTEHLSELIAGLSLCDAAVLSDGGAMHVAAGLGKPLVCFFGNSSVERWHPWGVPYELLQKPSRDVSDISVDEAVDAFGRLLSRR, from the coding sequence ATGAAAATTCTCATCATCCGGCGCGACAACATCGGCGACCTGATCTGCACGACGCCGCTGTTCGAGGCCATCCGGCGCCAATACCCGCAGGCCTACATCGCGGCGCTGGTGAACAGCTACAACGCCCCGGCGATTGACGGCAATCCGCATCTCGATGCGATCTTTGCCTATACCAAGGGCAAGCATGCGGCCGGTGAGCCGGTCTGGCAGGCCTATCTGCGACGGGCAAAGCTGCTCTGGCAGCTGCGCCGGATGAATTTTGATTACGTCGTCCTGGCGAGCAGCGGCTTTGCCGCACGCTCGCTGAAACTGGCGCGGCTCCTGGCGCCGAAGCATATCGTCGGGTTCGTCACCAAAAAGAATTCCTCAGCCAGAATCGATCTGGCCATCCCGCACGGCAAAGACGGTCCGCTGCATGAGACCGAGGACATCTTTCGTCTGCTTGTCCCGTTGGGCATTGCCGGTGAAATACCGGGTCTGACGGTGCGTGCCGATGGTGATCTGGCGGCACGCCTGCATGGCCAGTTGCCGGCTGTTGTAGCGCTGGGCGACGGTCCTCTTGTCGCGTTGCACATCAGTGCCCGCAAGGAAAAACAGCGCTGGCCGGTAGAACGCTTCAGCGAACTGGCGCATCGGCTACACGAGCCACATGCCGCGCGTTTCCTGGTCTTCTGGTCGCCGGGTGACGAGAACAACCCCTTCCATCCCGGCGATGACGGCAAGGCAGCTCGCCTGCTGGCAGCGTTGTCCGACCTGCCGGTCGCACCGATGCGGACTGAGCATCTCTCCGAATTGATTGCCGGCCTGTCGCTGTGCGATGCGGCGGTGCTTTCCGATGGCGGGGCGATGCACGTCGCGGCCGGCCTCGGCAAACCGTTGGTCTGCTTTTTCGGCAATTCTTCAGTCGAACGCTGGCACCCGTGGGGTGTGCCCTACGAATTATTGCAAAAGCCGTCGCGCGATGTATCCGACATCAGCGTCGACGAAGCCGTCGACGCTTTTGGCCGGTTGCTATCCCGGCGCTAG
- the polA gene encoding DNA polymerase I produces the protein MPLLLLVDGSSYLYRAFHAMPDLRNKAGEPTGAIYGVLNMLRRLESDYKADYKAVVFDAKGKTFRDDWYPEYKAHRPPMPDEMIGQIEPLHAAIQAAGWPLLMVDGVEADDVIGTLATKAAADGIETLISTGDKDLTQLVSPLVRWYNTMSNELLDEAGVEAKFGVPPGRIVDYLALVGDTVDGVPGVAKCGPKTALKWLAQYGSLDAIVAHADEIGGVVGQNLRAHLAFLPLGKKLVTVACDLSNLPAPNALTTTPRDSETLRRLYSRYEFRSWLRDLDAPAASTAPSEDGNRPAPIEQEPAGVIPVAYETVFTWAQLDAWLARIEAAELTALDTETTSLDSFAARIVGISLSVKVGEACYIPLAHTAPGAPDQLPRDEVLAKLKPWLEASSHKKVLQNAKYDQHVFANHGIALAGIEHDTMLQSYVIESDKGHDLGQLCSRHLGLATIAYEDLCGKGAKQIGFDQVDIERAATYSAEDSDVTLRVHQALHPRFAAEPGLSYIYHAIEMPARQVIWRIERNGILIDSAVLARQSHEMGQKIMALEAQAFELAGQPFNLASPKQLAEILFEKLGLPVKKKTPSGGPSTDEEVLSELALDYPLPKLLLEHRSLSKLKGTYTDKLPRMVNPATGRVHTHFAQAAVVTGRLASSDPNLQNIPVRSEEGRKIRTAFIAPAGSSIVSADYSQIELRIMAHLSGDPGLLDAFAHGEDVHRATAGEIFGVTPLEVGPDQRRVAKSINFGLIYGMSAFGLARQLGLERSAAQIYIDRYFARYTGVAQYMEEARETARQKGYVETAFGRRLWFPDIRSSNGNRRQGAERAAINAPMQGTAADLIKLAMIAVQNWLEESGRKSRLVLQVHDELVLEVPDDELNEVRMHLPRLMGQVAELKVPLVVELGVGPNWEAAH, from the coding sequence ATGCCTCTTTTGTTGTTGGTGGACGGTTCGTCCTATCTCTATCGCGCTTTCCACGCCATGCCCGACCTGCGCAACAAGGCAGGCGAGCCGACCGGCGCCATCTATGGCGTCCTGAACATGCTACGCCGGCTGGAAAGCGACTACAAGGCAGACTACAAGGCCGTCGTCTTCGACGCCAAGGGCAAGACCTTCCGCGACGACTGGTATCCGGAATACAAGGCGCACCGGCCGCCGATGCCGGACGAAATGATCGGCCAGATCGAACCGCTGCACGCCGCCATCCAGGCCGCCGGCTGGCCGCTGCTGATGGTCGATGGCGTCGAGGCCGACGACGTGATCGGCACGCTGGCGACCAAGGCCGCGGCGGACGGCATCGAAACGCTGATTTCGACCGGCGACAAGGACCTGACCCAGCTGGTCAGCCCGCTGGTCCGCTGGTACAACACGATGAGCAACGAATTGCTCGACGAAGCCGGGGTCGAGGCCAAGTTCGGCGTACCGCCGGGCCGCATCGTCGATTACCTGGCGCTGGTCGGCGATACCGTCGACGGCGTGCCCGGCGTTGCCAAGTGCGGCCCGAAAACCGCGCTGAAATGGCTGGCCCAGTATGGCTCGCTCGACGCCATCGTCGCCCATGCCGATGAAATCGGCGGCGTGGTCGGCCAGAACCTGCGCGCTCACCTCGCCTTCCTCCCGCTCGGCAAGAAGCTGGTCACCGTCGCCTGCGACCTGTCCAATCTGCCCGCCCCGAATGCGCTGACCACCACGCCGCGCGACAGCGAAACCCTGCGCCGCCTGTACAGCCGCTATGAATTCCGGAGTTGGTTGCGCGATCTCGATGCGCCGGCCGCCTCCACCGCACCAAGCGAGGACGGGAACCGCCCAGCCCCCATTGAGCAAGAGCCGGCCGGGGTGATTCCGGTCGCCTACGAGACAGTCTTCACTTGGGCGCAACTGGATGCCTGGCTGGCCAGAATCGAAGCCGCCGAACTGACCGCACTCGACACCGAAACGACCAGTCTCGACTCGTTTGCCGCCCGCATCGTCGGCATTTCGCTGTCGGTCAAGGTCGGCGAAGCCTGCTACATCCCGCTCGCCCACACCGCTCCCGGCGCCCCCGACCAGTTGCCGCGTGACGAAGTGCTGGCCAAGCTGAAGCCCTGGCTGGAAGCAAGCAGCCACAAGAAAGTGCTGCAGAACGCCAAGTACGACCAGCACGTCTTCGCCAACCACGGCATCGCGCTGGCCGGTATCGAACACGACACGATGCTGCAGAGCTATGTCATCGAGTCTGACAAGGGTCACGATCTCGGCCAGTTGTGCAGCCGCCACCTCGGTCTCGCCACCATCGCCTACGAAGACCTGTGCGGCAAGGGTGCCAAGCAGATCGGCTTCGATCAGGTCGATATCGAGCGCGCCGCGACCTATTCGGCGGAAGATTCCGACGTCACGCTGCGCGTCCATCAGGCGCTGCATCCGCGCTTTGCCGCCGAGCCCGGCCTGTCCTACATCTATCACGCCATCGAAATGCCGGCCCGCCAGGTCATCTGGCGGATCGAACGCAACGGCATCCTGATCGACAGCGCCGTGCTGGCCCGGCAAAGCCACGAAATGGGCCAGAAGATCATGGCCCTCGAAGCGCAGGCCTTCGAGCTGGCCGGCCAGCCCTTCAACCTCGCCTCACCCAAGCAGCTGGCCGAGATCCTATTCGAGAAGCTCGGCCTGCCGGTCAAGAAGAAAACACCATCAGGCGGCCCGTCGACCGACGAGGAAGTGCTCTCCGAACTGGCCCTCGATTACCCGCTGCCCAAGCTGCTGCTCGAGCACCGCAGCCTGTCCAAGCTCAAGGGCACCTACACCGACAAGCTGCCACGCATGGTCAATCCGGCCACCGGCCGGGTCCATACGCACTTTGCCCAGGCCGCCGTGGTCACCGGCCGCCTCGCCTCGAGTGACCCCAATCTGCAGAACATTCCGGTACGCAGCGAAGAAGGCCGGAAAATCCGTACCGCCTTCATCGCGCCGGCCGGCAGCAGCATCGTCTCGGCCGACTATTCGCAGATCGAGCTGCGCATCATGGCGCATCTTTCCGGCGACCCCGGCCTGCTCGATGCCTTCGCCCATGGCGAGGACGTGCACCGCGCGACGGCCGGTGAAATTTTCGGCGTCACGCCGCTCGAAGTCGGCCCCGACCAGCGCCGCGTCGCCAAGAGCATCAACTTCGGCCTGATCTACGGCATGAGCGCTTTCGGCCTGGCCCGCCAGCTCGGCCTGGAACGCAGTGCGGCGCAAATCTACATCGACCGCTATTTCGCCCGCTACACGGGGGTCGCCCAGTACATGGAAGAAGCGCGCGAAACCGCTCGCCAGAAGGGCTACGTCGAAACCGCCTTCGGCCGCCGGCTGTGGTTCCCCGATATCCGCTCGAGCAACGGCAATCGCCGCCAGGGCGCCGAACGCGCCGCGATCAACGCGCCGATGCAGGGCACCGCCGCCGACCTGATCAAGCTGGCGATGATTGCCGTCCAGAACTGGCTGGAGGAATCAGGCCGAAAATCGCGCCTGGTGCTGCAGGTGCACGACGAGCTGGTCCTCGAAGTACCGGATGACGAGCTGAACGAGGTACGCATGCACCTGCCCAGACTAATGGGCCAGGTCGCCGAACTTAAAGTACCGCTGGTCGTCGAACTGGGCGTCGGGCCGAACTGGGAGGCGGCGCACTAG
- a CDS encoding TIGR00730 family Rossman fold protein, with the protein MTENDKLVMGVESEALLQAASARESWRIFGIMSEFVEATERLAAIKPAVTVFGSARVRPDSPYYMLTQQTARLLSDSGFSVISGGGPGIMEAANKGAFFGKSPSVGLNIQLSHEQQTNPYQDISQTFRHFFARKYMFVRFASAYVVMPGGFGTLDELMEALTLIQTGKSRKIPLILVCSDFWKGMIDWFKEKLVEERMVDPEDINLIQMIDEPALVVEAIFKHYEARPFGPLPNERELMLNL; encoded by the coding sequence GTGACGGAGAATGACAAACTGGTGATGGGCGTGGAATCCGAGGCCCTGCTGCAGGCGGCATCGGCCCGGGAATCCTGGCGGATTTTCGGCATTATGTCAGAGTTCGTCGAGGCGACCGAACGTCTGGCGGCGATCAAGCCGGCCGTCACCGTCTTCGGCAGCGCCCGCGTTCGGCCCGATTCGCCTTATTACATGCTGACGCAGCAGACGGCGCGGCTGCTCTCCGATTCCGGTTTCTCGGTGATCTCCGGGGGCGGCCCGGGGATCATGGAGGCGGCCAACAAGGGGGCGTTCTTCGGCAAGTCACCCTCGGTCGGCCTGAATATCCAGTTGTCGCACGAGCAGCAGACCAATCCTTACCAGGATATTTCGCAGACTTTCCGCCACTTCTTCGCCCGCAAATACATGTTCGTCCGCTTCGCCAGCGCCTATGTCGTGATGCCCGGCGGTTTCGGCACGCTGGACGAACTGATGGAAGCGCTGACCCTGATCCAGACCGGCAAGTCCCGCAAGATTCCGTTGATTCTGGTCTGTTCCGATTTCTGGAAGGGCATGATCGACTGGTTCAAGGAAAAACTGGTCGAGGAAAGAATGGTCGATCCGGAAGACATCAACCTGATCCAGATGATCGACGAGCCAGCCCTGGTCGTCGAAGCCATTTTCAAGCATTACGAAGCGCGTCCATTCGGGCCGTTGCCCAACGAGCGCGAGTTGATGCTCAACCTGTAA
- a CDS encoding DUF2782 domain-containing protein, whose product MRRLLPILLLAALPVWAQNDLQPLPAVPPPPPGMEAFDEALEPQVTIVKAEKETREEYRVKGKLYMVKVTPAIGPSYYLVDRLGDGNFIEADIGKNPVKPPMWILHSW is encoded by the coding sequence ATGCGCCGTCTTCTCCCCATCCTGCTTCTCGCCGCCTTGCCCGTCTGGGCGCAGAACGATCTGCAGCCGCTACCCGCCGTGCCACCGCCGCCGCCCGGCATGGAGGCTTTCGACGAGGCGCTTGAGCCGCAGGTGACGATCGTCAAAGCCGAAAAGGAAACCCGCGAGGAATACCGCGTCAAGGGCAAGCTGTACATGGTCAAGGTGACGCCGGCCATCGGCCCGTCCTATTACCTGGTCGATCGTCTCGGCGACGGCAATTTCATCGAGGCGGACATCGGCAAAAACCCGGTCAAGCCACCGATGTGGATACTCCATAGCTGGTAA
- a CDS encoding homoserine kinase — MSVYTSVGRDELAAWLQPLALGELIGHAGIAAGMQNSNYFVTTASGRFVLTLFERIEPAALDFYLGLMDHLARRGIPCPQPLADRQGRRWRLLAGKPAALLSCLPGAIEESPSPAQCEALGEMLARMHLAGADLQNPLANPCGAAWRQATGEVLMPMLASAERSLLADELAFQAAQDFSALPRGIIHADLFRDNVLWDEAGRLSGVLDFYFAGEDCLLFDLAVVANEWCFNHATLSQLLAGYRRQRPLSEAEMAAWPAMRRAAALRFWLLRLDARHRPRDGEVVTIKDPEHFGQMLARFRLAPEALPR, encoded by the coding sequence TTGTCCGTCTATACCTCGGTCGGGCGCGACGAACTCGCTGCCTGGCTGCAGCCGCTGGCCCTCGGTGAGTTGATCGGGCATGCCGGCATCGCCGCCGGCATGCAGAATTCCAACTATTTCGTGACGACGGCCAGCGGCCGTTTCGTGCTCACCCTGTTCGAGCGCATCGAGCCGGCGGCGCTCGATTTCTACCTCGGCCTGATGGATCATCTGGCGCGCCGCGGCATTCCCTGTCCGCAGCCGCTGGCCGACCGGCAAGGCCGGCGCTGGCGGCTCTTGGCCGGCAAGCCGGCGGCGCTGCTCAGTTGCCTGCCCGGCGCCATCGAAGAATCGCCAAGCCCCGCGCAGTGCGAAGCGCTCGGCGAAATGCTGGCGCGTATGCATCTGGCCGGGGCCGACCTGCAGAATCCCCTGGCCAATCCCTGCGGCGCCGCCTGGCGCCAGGCGACCGGCGAGGTCCTGATGCCGATGCTGGCGTCCGCCGAGCGCAGCCTGCTGGCCGACGAACTGGCCTTCCAGGCGGCCCAGGATTTCTCGGCCTTGCCGCGCGGCATCATCCACGCCGATCTCTTTCGCGACAACGTGCTGTGGGATGAAGCGGGGCGGCTTTCCGGCGTGCTCGACTTCTATTTCGCCGGTGAGGACTGTTTATTGTTCGATCTGGCCGTCGTCGCCAACGAGTGGTGTTTCAACCACGCAACATTGTCCCAACTGCTCGCCGGCTACCGCCGCCAGCGCCCGTTGAGCGAGGCCGAGATGGCCGCCTGGCCGGCCATGCGGCGGGCCGCCGCGCTGCGTTTCTGGCTGCTCCGGCTGGACGCCCGACACCGGCCGCGCGATGGCGAGGTGGTGACGATCAAGGATCCGGAGCATTTTGGCCAGATGCTGGCACGTTTCCGCCTTGCTCCCGAGGCGCTCCCCCGTTAG
- a CDS encoding BPSS1780 family membrane protein yields MNETTEFPLEPAPFNGESREVDPGACFDWLQQGWTMFLVNPGVWIGSTMLLLIMLMAISIVPFFGQIAAHLLVPLFGAGMVQICRHMGDERQAEIADLFAGFRHNAGQLVMVGVFFAAGVFGLAFIAFLLVSGGVFGGVVTGKIAGFGIALGGVMLAGLVVAILSVPVIMATWFAPALVFFHDMKPAAAMRASFDAGAKNWLAMLIFGVFLVVALFFAMLPLGLGLLLLLPIFSGAVYASYRDIFVGT; encoded by the coding sequence ATGAACGAAACTACCGAATTTCCGCTGGAGCCGGCGCCTTTCAACGGTGAAAGCCGTGAAGTCGACCCCGGCGCCTGTTTTGACTGGCTGCAACAGGGCTGGACGATGTTCCTGGTCAACCCCGGGGTATGGATCGGCAGCACCATGCTGCTGCTGATCATGCTGATGGCCATCTCGATCGTGCCATTTTTCGGCCAGATCGCCGCCCACCTGCTGGTCCCGCTGTTCGGCGCCGGCATGGTGCAGATCTGTCGGCATATGGGCGACGAGCGCCAGGCCGAAATTGCCGATCTGTTTGCCGGTTTTCGCCATAACGCCGGTCAGCTGGTAATGGTCGGCGTCTTCTTTGCCGCCGGTGTTTTCGGCCTCGCCTTCATCGCCTTCCTACTGGTCAGCGGCGGCGTCTTCGGTGGCGTCGTCACCGGCAAGATCGCCGGCTTCGGCATTGCGCTGGGCGGGGTGATGCTGGCCGGGCTGGTCGTCGCGATCTTGTCGGTTCCGGTCATCATGGCCACCTGGTTCGCGCCGGCCCTGGTCTTCTTTCACGACATGAAGCCGGCCGCGGCGATGCGGGCGAGTTTCGATGCCGGCGCCAAGAACTGGCTGGCCATGCTGATCTTTGGCGTCTTTCTCGTCGTTGCGCTGTTCTTTGCCATGCTGCCGCTCGGTCTCGGCTTGCTGCTGCTGCTGCCGATATTTTCCGGCGCGGTGTACGCGTCCTACCGCGACATTTTCGTCGGGACCTGA
- a CDS encoding BPSS1780 family membrane protein, with protein MRAQTLPAAAGWRWIVAGLAIFRRNPLTFSMLVVTYWFTVIFLNVLPLIGAVAASLVIPGLSVGLMQAARNLERSQPIGLQTLYGGLKENTRTLIGLGALYLCCTLGILGASTLADGGDLLRYMLASSRAERAAVEDADFLLPSLVVMIMLVPLLMAYWFAPVLAAWHRLPIGKSLFFSFVACWINWRPFLAYSIGLLLFAGVVPGILLGLLLILFPGAASLIAGLVMVPIALIIAPVIFASFYASYRDIFGISEIV; from the coding sequence GTGCGCGCCCAGACTCTTCCCGCCGCCGCCGGCTGGCGCTGGATCGTCGCCGGCTTGGCGATCTTCCGGCGCAATCCGCTGACTTTCTCGATGCTGGTGGTCACCTACTGGTTCACCGTGATTTTCCTCAACGTCCTGCCGCTGATCGGCGCGGTGGCGGCTTCGCTGGTCATTCCCGGTCTTTCCGTCGGATTGATGCAGGCGGCGCGCAACCTCGAACGCAGCCAGCCGATCGGGTTGCAAACCCTGTATGGCGGGCTGAAGGAAAACACCAGGACGCTGATCGGCCTCGGCGCCCTCTATCTCTGTTGCACCCTCGGCATTCTTGGCGCCTCGACCTTGGCCGACGGCGGCGATCTGCTGCGCTACATGCTGGCCTCCAGCCGGGCCGAACGAGCGGCCGTCGAAGATGCCGATTTCCTGCTGCCCTCGCTGGTCGTCATGATCATGCTCGTGCCGCTGCTGATGGCCTACTGGTTCGCCCCGGTGCTGGCCGCCTGGCATCGCTTGCCGATCGGCAAGTCGCTGTTTTTCAGCTTTGTCGCCTGCTGGATCAACTGGCGGCCTTTCCTCGCCTACAGCATCGGCCTGCTGCTGTTTGCCGGGGTCGTTCCGGGCATCCTGCTCGGCCTGCTGCTGATCCTCTTTCCGGGTGCCGCAAGTTTGATCGCCGGGCTGGTCATGGTGCCCATCGCGCTGATTATCGCGCCGGTGATCTTTGCCAGCTTCTACGCCAGTTACCGCGATATTTTCGGCATCTCCGAAATTGTCTGA
- the nadD gene encoding nicotinate-nucleotide adenylyltransferase, translating into MSEPLGLFGGTFDPVHFGHLRLAEEAIGQLGLGGVRWIPAGHPPHRGPPQVTAEQRLAMVRQATAGNPRFSIDPGEVEASAPSYTVHTLERLRGELGAGQSLVLLVGADAFAGLTTWHRWSELFALAHIAISHRPGFPVEAASLPPELASQFKTRQLSDMAQLKSAPAGRIATFAMTQLAISATQIRKLLSNGLSARYLLPDSVLDYIDLHQLYRNRL; encoded by the coding sequence TTGTCTGAGCCTTTAGGCCTGTTCGGCGGCACCTTCGATCCCGTGCACTTCGGCCACCTGCGGCTGGCCGAGGAAGCCATCGGTCAGCTTGGCCTGGGCGGCGTGCGCTGGATTCCCGCCGGGCATCCGCCGCACCGTGGCCCACCACAGGTGACGGCCGAGCAGCGGCTGGCGATGGTGCGCCAAGCGACGGCCGGAAATCCCCGGTTTTCGATCGACCCCGGCGAGGTCGAAGCGAGCGCCCCGAGCTATACCGTGCATACGCTGGAGCGCCTGCGGGGCGAACTCGGCGCCGGGCAATCGCTGGTCCTGCTGGTCGGCGCCGATGCCTTTGCCGGCTTGACCACCTGGCACCGCTGGTCGGAGCTTTTCGCGCTGGCCCATATCGCCATTTCGCACCGCCCGGGCTTTCCGGTCGAAGCCGCCAGCCTGCCGCCGGAACTGGCCAGCCAGTTCAAGACGCGCCAGCTGAGCGATATGGCGCAGTTGAAAAGCGCGCCGGCCGGCCGCATTGCCACCTTTGCCATGACCCAGCTCGCCATTTCGGCGACCCAAATCCGAAAACTGTTGTCTAACGGCCTTTCCGCGCGCTATTTGCTGCCGGATAGCGTTCTCGACTATATTGACCTTCACCAACTCTACAGAAATAGGCTCTAA
- the rsfS gene encoding ribosome silencing factor: protein MDIRKLQKIVVSALEDIKGKDIEVINTTKLTSMFDRLVIATGDSNRQVKALAGNVQEKVKEAGGEVLSTEGEDGGEWVLVDLGDIIVHVMQPTVRQYYNLEELWQATPSQRRKATEQAASE from the coding sequence ATGGATATCCGCAAGCTGCAAAAAATCGTCGTTTCCGCCCTTGAAGACATCAAAGGCAAGGACATCGAAGTCATCAACACCACCAAGCTGACCTCGATGTTCGATCGTCTGGTCATCGCCACCGGCGATTCCAACCGCCAGGTCAAGGCATTGGCCGGCAACGTCCAGGAAAAGGTCAAGGAAGCCGGCGGCGAGGTGTTGTCCACCGAAGGTGAAGACGGCGGCGAATGGGTGCTGGTCGATCTGGGCGACATCATCGTCCACGTCATGCAACCGACCGTGCGCCAGTACTACAACCTCGAAGAACTCTGGCAGGCCACGCCTTCCCAGCGCCGCAAGGCAACGGAGCAGGCTGCGTCTGAATGA